A genomic segment from Triticum dicoccoides isolate Atlit2015 ecotype Zavitan chromosome 1A, WEW_v2.0, whole genome shotgun sequence encodes:
- the LOC119272284 gene encoding probable lysophospholipase BODYGUARD 3, which produces MAAARSALASAGRAANEAVSFVVFMLLDALELLLCLLYKVADYVAEGAWRPCYCSSSAVAAPGKIVVAERGGSKVVSMLSSTKLLLEDVSDTLYTRPSLLAGAAGSSSPPSFSRRREKARPSASATTLTVHSAIVQILRGKAAGAGDDEHKPYPSPRWSDCHCANCNPADADRLFVHVEGPHDGGDTEEDVLFIHGFISSSGFWTETVLPHVSREARARRRLFAVDLLGFGRSPKPADSLYTLREHVEMIERSVIERYKVGAFHIVAHSLGSILALALAVKYPAAVRSITLVAPPYFPVPKGEMGTQYVLRAVAPRRVWPAIAFGASVACWYEHLGRTVSIVLCKHHRLWELAFRVFTLYRVRTYLMDGFFCHTHIASWHTLHNIICGSAGKIDKCLEAVRDQLTCGVTIYHGGDDELLPVGCSYAVQSKIPRANVKVIDGKDHVTIVVQRQRELARELEEIWDTKR; this is translated from the exons atggcggcggcgcggtcGGCATTGGCGTCTGCCGGCCGTGCGGCGAACGAGGCCGTCAGCTTCGTGGTGTTCATGCTGCTGGACGCGCTGGAGCTGCTGCTCTGCCTTCTCTACAAGGTCGCCGACTACGTGGCCGAGGGCGCGTGGCGGCCGTGCTACTGCTCGTCCTCGGCCGTGGCCGCGCCGGGGAAGATCGTCGTGGCGGAGCGCGGCGGCTCCAAGGTGGTCAGCATGCTCTCCTCCACCAAGCTGCTCCTGGAGGACGTCTCCGACACGCTGTACACGCGCCCGTCCCTGCTCGCCGGCGCCGCCgggtcgtcgtcgccgccgtcctTCTCCCGGCGCCGGGAGAAGGCCAGGCCGTCGGCGTCGGCCACCACGCTCACCGTGCACTCGGCCATCGTGCAGATCCTGCGGGGCAaggccgccggcgccggcgacgacgagcACAAGCCGTACCCCTCGCCGCGTTGGTCCGACTGCCACTGCGCCAACTGCAACCCCGCCGACGCCGACCGCCTCTTCGTCCACGTCGAGGGACCCCACG ACGGCGGcgacacggaggaggacgtgctgttCATCCACGGGTTCATATCGTCGTCCGGGTTCTGGACGGAGACGGTGCTGCCGCACGTGAGCCGGGaggcgcgggcgcggcggcggctgtTCGCGGTGGACCTCCTCGGGTTCGGGCGCAGCCCCAAGCCGGCGGACTCGCTGTACACGCTCCGGGAGCACGTGGAGATGATCGAGCGCTCCGTCATCGAGCGGTACAAGGTCGGGGCGTTCCACATCGTCGCGCACTCGCTCGGCTCCATCCTCGCGCTCGCGCTCGCCGTCAAGTACCCCGCCGCCGTCAGGTCCATCACCCTCGTCGCGCCG CCGTACTTCCCGGTGCCCAAGGGGGAGATGGGGACGCAGTACGTGCTGCGGGCGGTGGCGCCCCGGCGGGTGTGGCCGGCGATAGCGTTCGGCGCGTCGGTGGCGTGCTGGTACGAGCACCTCGGCCGCACCGTCAGCATCGTGCTCTGCAAGCACCACCGCCTCTGGGAGCTCGCCTTCCGCGTCTTCACCTTGTACAG GGTGAGGACTTACCTGATGGACGGCTTCTTCTGCCACACCCACATCGCCTCGTGGCACACCCTCCACAACATCATCTGCGGCAGCGCCGGCAAGATCGACAAGTGCCTCGAGGCCGTCCGGGACCAGCTCACCTGCGGCGTCACCATCTACCacggcggcgacgacgagctcctccCCGTGGGCTGCAGCTACGCGGTGCAGTCCAAGATCCCGCGCGCCAACGTCAAGGTGATCGACGGCAAGGACCACGTCACCATCGTCGTCCAGCGCCAGAGGGAGCTCGCCAGGGAGCTGGAGGAGATCTGGGACACCAAACGGTGA